One window from the genome of Streptomyces cadmiisoli encodes:
- a CDS encoding DUF6400 family protein: MTDSSGSGPFTFSLDLTLEEARRRAEVMAALGPDWDPVAALRSEQEATALLYSGLDAEQQRTYAMLVAAGVLPGRDEGDATSH; encoded by the coding sequence ATGACTGACAGCTCCGGCTCCGGCCCGTTCACCTTCTCGCTGGACCTCACTCTGGAGGAGGCCCGGCGACGGGCCGAGGTGATGGCCGCGCTCGGGCCCGACTGGGATCCCGTCGCCGCGCTGCGGTCGGAGCAGGAGGCCACCGCCCTGCTGTACTCCGGCCTCGACGCCGAGCAGCAGCGGACGTACGCCATGCTCGTGGCGGCCGGTGTGCTGCCCGGACGGGACGAGGGCGATGCGACTTCCCATTGA
- a CDS encoding glycerate kinase: MLTRVVVAPSGFKESLSAEAAADAIAAGVHRVLPDAGIDRIPLVDGGEGTAAALAAATGGRLVARSATGPVGLPVDTHWALLGPRDTAVVEMAAVAGLSLVPQALRDPGATTTYGVGELIRAALDTGVRRVLVGCGDSGTSDGGAGALQALGARLLDADGRELPPGGRELTRLSRVDPGGLDPRLREVELLVACNPYNVLCGERGVARVYGPQKGATPSQVEQLSAALENWAAVLTRDLAGTAADLRQGPGTGASGGLGAGLAALGARLLPRFDVLLGHLDLDARLARADLVVTAEGALDRQTPRGKVPAEVARRAKLHGRPVLALAGTLGEGAAEVPGVDAYSGILPAPMALAEAMARASELLTDATERALLMILLGARLPVRAQTSAAGLPALVR, translated from the coding sequence ATGCTGACCCGTGTCGTCGTAGCCCCCAGTGGCTTCAAGGAGTCCCTGTCCGCCGAGGCCGCCGCCGACGCCATCGCGGCCGGTGTCCACCGCGTCCTGCCCGACGCCGGGATCGACCGGATCCCCCTGGTCGACGGAGGCGAGGGCACCGCCGCCGCACTCGCCGCCGCGACCGGCGGACGGCTCGTCGCGCGGTCCGCCACGGGACCCGTCGGCCTGCCGGTCGACACCCACTGGGCGCTGCTCGGCCCGCGGGACACCGCGGTCGTGGAGATGGCCGCGGTGGCGGGCCTGAGCCTCGTCCCGCAGGCCCTGCGCGATCCCGGCGCCACCACGACGTACGGCGTCGGCGAGCTGATCCGCGCCGCGCTGGACACCGGTGTGCGCCGCGTCCTCGTCGGCTGCGGCGACTCCGGAACCTCCGACGGCGGCGCCGGCGCGCTCCAGGCCCTCGGCGCGCGGCTGCTCGACGCCGACGGCCGCGAACTCCCGCCCGGGGGACGGGAGCTGACCCGGCTGAGCCGCGTCGACCCGGGCGGACTCGACCCCCGCTTGCGGGAGGTGGAACTGCTCGTCGCCTGCAATCCGTACAACGTGCTGTGCGGGGAGCGGGGCGTGGCCCGCGTCTACGGACCGCAGAAGGGCGCCACGCCGTCGCAGGTCGAGCAGCTGTCGGCCGCGCTGGAGAACTGGGCGGCCGTCCTCACCCGCGATCTCGCCGGTACCGCCGCCGATCTGCGGCAGGGCCCCGGCACCGGCGCGTCGGGCGGTCTCGGCGCGGGGCTCGCCGCGCTGGGCGCCCGGCTGCTGCCACGCTTCGACGTGCTGCTCGGCCACCTCGACCTCGACGCCCGTCTCGCCCGTGCCGATCTGGTCGTCACCGCGGAAGGCGCCCTGGACCGCCAGACCCCCCGGGGAAAGGTCCCCGCCGAGGTGGCCCGCCGGGCCAAGCTGCACGGGCGACCGGTGCTCGCGCTGGCGGGGACACTCGGCGAGGGCGCCGCCGAGGTGCCCGGGGTGGACGCCTACAGCGGCATCCTGCCGGCGCCGATGGCGCTCGCCGAGGCCATGGCACGGGCCTCCGAACTCCTCACCGACGCGACCGAGCGGGCCCTGCTGATGATTCTGCTCGGAGCCCGGCTTCCCGTTCGCGCACAGACGTCGGCGGCAGGGCTCCCGGCGCTCGTGCGATAG
- a CDS encoding SLC13 family permease, which yields MTLNLRATAALCVALSLCALLVVPGNFPGLSGQARLTLAVFVLATCAWIGTPVDDTYIALGAGLALTVTGVISSDTLFGTLGDSTVWLLICAFVLAAAVARTGLAGRAAAFLVGGARTVRQLVHLTTAALVVTAFAVPATSGRAALALPVFLALAKALADRRRLVVMLALLFPTVILLSAVATLIGAGAHLITVSVLWQETGERIGFTQWLLLGLPLAVASSHLAAELVLLTTTRRADRRGAVHITAEQIQEHSKSPVTGPWTPSETRCALLLGTVVLLWCSEPLHRVSPAVVALIGAVVASSPALGTVRLKDALKTVPWSLLLFMAATMAMGVALADSGAARWVVGGLPAEVTPLAFLTVVVVVSTAAHLVLQSRSARSSVLVPLVVAAAVGAGVNPVAAALASTAAAGFCHTLPASAKPVTLFADIPGTPTYTPRDLLRLSAVLAPLTAALVLIFAVAVWPLLGVPVAR from the coding sequence GTGACCCTGAACCTCCGTGCCACCGCGGCTCTCTGTGTGGCGCTGTCCCTGTGCGCGCTGCTCGTGGTCCCCGGCAACTTCCCCGGCCTGAGCGGGCAGGCCCGCCTCACCCTGGCCGTGTTCGTCCTCGCGACCTGCGCCTGGATCGGAACGCCGGTCGACGACACGTACATCGCGCTCGGTGCCGGGCTGGCGCTGACCGTGACCGGGGTGATCAGCAGCGACACCCTGTTCGGCACGCTCGGGGACTCCACCGTGTGGCTGCTGATCTGCGCCTTCGTCCTGGCCGCCGCGGTGGCCAGGACCGGACTCGCGGGGCGGGCGGCGGCGTTCCTGGTCGGCGGGGCGCGCACCGTACGCCAGTTGGTGCACCTGACGACGGCCGCGCTGGTCGTCACGGCGTTCGCGGTGCCGGCCACATCGGGCCGGGCGGCGCTCGCGCTGCCGGTGTTCCTCGCCCTCGCCAAGGCCCTCGCCGACCGCCGGCGCCTGGTCGTGATGCTGGCGCTGCTGTTCCCGACGGTGATCCTGCTGTCGGCGGTCGCGACGCTGATCGGCGCCGGCGCGCACCTGATCACCGTGTCGGTGCTGTGGCAGGAGACGGGGGAGCGGATCGGCTTCACCCAGTGGCTGCTGCTGGGGCTGCCCCTGGCCGTGGCCTCCTCCCACCTGGCCGCCGAACTCGTCCTGCTGACCACCACGCGGCGCGCCGACCGCCGGGGCGCCGTGCACATCACCGCCGAGCAGATCCAGGAGCACAGCAAGAGCCCGGTCACCGGGCCCTGGACCCCGTCCGAGACGCGCTGCGCCCTGCTGCTGGGCACGGTGGTCCTCCTGTGGTGCAGCGAACCGCTGCACCGGGTGTCTCCGGCCGTCGTCGCGTTGATCGGCGCGGTCGTGGCCTCCTCACCGGCCCTCGGCACCGTACGGCTGAAGGACGCCCTGAAGACGGTGCCCTGGTCGCTGCTGCTGTTCATGGCGGCCACCATGGCCATGGGTGTCGCACTGGCCGACTCGGGCGCGGCGAGGTGGGTGGTCGGCGGGCTGCCCGCGGAGGTCACCCCGCTGGCGTTCCTGACCGTCGTGGTCGTCGTCAGCACCGCCGCCCATCTGGTGCTCCAGTCCCGCTCCGCCCGTTCCTCGGTGCTGGTGCCGCTGGTCGTCGCGGCCGCGGTCGGCGCGGGGGTCAACCCGGTCGCGGCGGCACTCGCCTCCACCGCCGCCGCGGGGTTCTGCCACACGCTGCCGGCCTCCGCCAAGCCGGTCACGCTGTTCGCGGACATCCCCGGCACCCCCACGTACACCCCCCGCGACCTGCTGCGTCTGTCCGCGGTCCTGGCGCCGCTGACCGCCGCGCTGGTCCTGATCTTCGCCGTCGCGGTATGGCCGCTGCTCGGCGTTCCCGTCGCACGTTAG